One Synechococcus sp. CC9605 genomic window carries:
- a CDS encoding tetratricopeptide repeat protein: MRRTLAAALVVLGSWFGAPSANALIPYVYLPTEEELKGSSIGIGRTAAQLLQLGQAKDAARLAALAVRLNPNDERFWSILAEAQLRNNNLQDASRSLARAKQLNPEKAGLWFAEAAIALRAERPDYAVPLITRGLQLDPDNAPAYFDLGNARIMQGELPLALKSFERATALKPEFWEALNNQALVLFEMGQRQEAVRRWRRVLKLENNAEPMLALAAALHQRCEQSEAIQLAATALAKNPNYVLPLHQAEQLWGVRIRQATAQLLSEPQLTNSVERAQANATWKKNQ, encoded by the coding sequence TTGCGTCGAACGCTGGCGGCTGCACTGGTCGTTCTGGGGAGTTGGTTTGGTGCCCCATCAGCCAACGCCCTGATCCCCTACGTCTACTTGCCCACAGAAGAGGAGCTCAAGGGCTCGTCGATCGGCATCGGACGGACCGCTGCACAGCTGCTTCAGCTGGGGCAAGCCAAGGACGCTGCACGACTCGCGGCGCTGGCGGTGCGGCTCAACCCCAATGACGAACGGTTCTGGTCGATCCTGGCGGAGGCTCAACTCCGCAACAACAACCTCCAGGATGCAAGCCGATCTCTGGCCCGCGCCAAGCAGCTGAATCCCGAAAAGGCAGGTCTGTGGTTCGCCGAAGCGGCGATCGCATTGCGGGCAGAACGACCGGATTATGCCGTTCCCTTGATCACCCGCGGACTGCAATTGGATCCGGACAACGCTCCGGCCTATTTCGACCTCGGCAACGCCAGGATCATGCAGGGCGAACTCCCTCTGGCCCTGAAATCATTCGAAAGAGCCACCGCTCTGAAGCCGGAGTTCTGGGAAGCCCTGAACAACCAAGCCCTGGTGCTTTTTGAGATGGGCCAGCGTCAGGAGGCTGTACGACGTTGGCGCCGCGTGTTGAAGCTGGAGAACAACGCAGAACCGATGCTGGCCCTGGCCGCAGCTCTGCATCAACGGTGTGAGCAGAGCGAAGCGATCCAGCTTGCGGCCACAGCGTTGGCCAAGAATCCCAACTACGTCTTGCCCCTGCATCAAGCGGAACAGCTTTGGGGGGTGCGCATCCGTCAGGCGACGGCACAATTGCTGAGCGAGCCGCAGCTCACCAACAGCGTGGAACGAGCCCAAGCCAACGCAACGTGGAAGAAAAACCAGTGA
- a CDS encoding HpsJ family protein, with the protein MTSTETGRLASLLRWLGLTLVVILVLQMLAVLVGVDWGADAPRPQVTGPLVALAPLGFAGLLICLIGSRLDHPRQQRTPLRLLIAVLSALLAFGMVIAVPMSLDGGAGDVARQQNLEQGREALKDARAFRADAAQVTSLGEQLAQAGQLAADATEDDKLRAAQKMVDDQIAQMEAQLKTFEAGQARESQQRFIGGTISAVVLAIAFALLAFTAVL; encoded by the coding sequence GTGACCAGCACTGAGACAGGACGGCTTGCTTCCTTGCTGCGCTGGCTTGGTTTGACCCTCGTGGTGATCCTTGTCCTGCAGATGCTGGCTGTTCTTGTCGGTGTCGACTGGGGTGCGGATGCTCCACGCCCGCAGGTCACCGGACCGCTTGTTGCCCTTGCTCCTCTGGGATTTGCCGGTTTGTTGATATGCCTGATCGGATCAAGGTTGGATCATCCCCGTCAGCAGCGCACTCCTTTGCGTCTGCTCATTGCCGTCCTTTCAGCGCTGTTGGCCTTCGGCATGGTGATAGCCGTGCCCATGTCCCTAGATGGGGGTGCGGGTGACGTGGCCCGCCAGCAGAATCTGGAACAGGGCCGCGAAGCGCTGAAGGATGCTCGAGCCTTCCGCGCCGATGCAGCGCAGGTCACCTCCCTTGGTGAGCAGTTGGCCCAGGCCGGTCAACTCGCAGCCGATGCCACAGAGGACGACAAGCTGCGGGCGGCACAAAAGATGGTGGACGATCAGATCGCCCAGATGGAGGCCCAACTCAAGACCTTTGAGGCCGGCCAGGCCCGCGAATCCCAGCAGCGGTTCATCGGTGGAACCATCTCGGCTGTGGTTCTTGCGATTGCGT
- the queG gene encoding tRNA epoxyqueuosine(34) reductase QueG, producing the protein MQGHVTDQQTRLSEALKRRAAEEGFNPVGIARIPGSPRLQLRTKALQRWLDHGHQADMAWMAAPRRRDPRLLLDGANSVLAVGLNYYVDAQPSPGSLKVARYGWGRDYHRVVDQRLRRIGRWLSEQRPDCGWRACVDATPLLDKAWAEEAGLGWIGKHSNLIHPERGSWMVIGHLLTTEPLNADPPARSLCGRCSACIDACPTHAIREPFVVDARRCLAFHTIENREDDLPENIRAALGSWVAGCDICQDVCPWNHRSLPQSNDPDMQPRPWLLNLHKEEIQTWDDSVWEQKLRGSALRRIKPWMWRRNAAAAQPDPTPTL; encoded by the coding sequence ATGCAAGGGCATGTCACCGATCAACAAACTCGTTTAAGCGAGGCTCTGAAGCGTCGCGCCGCTGAGGAAGGGTTCAATCCCGTTGGCATTGCCAGAATCCCGGGAAGTCCACGGCTGCAGCTGCGCACGAAAGCCCTGCAGCGATGGTTGGACCATGGTCATCAAGCTGACATGGCCTGGATGGCCGCCCCCCGTCGGCGAGACCCCAGGCTTCTATTGGACGGAGCCAACAGCGTGCTCGCCGTTGGCCTCAACTACTACGTCGACGCCCAACCCTCCCCCGGCTCCCTCAAAGTCGCCCGCTACGGCTGGGGGCGGGACTATCACCGGGTTGTGGATCAACGGCTGCGACGGATCGGTCGCTGGCTTTCGGAACAACGGCCCGACTGCGGTTGGCGCGCCTGTGTTGACGCCACACCGCTGCTGGACAAAGCCTGGGCTGAGGAAGCCGGCCTGGGCTGGATCGGCAAACACAGCAATCTGATTCACCCCGAACGGGGCTCGTGGATGGTGATCGGCCATCTGCTAACAACGGAGCCCTTGAACGCCGACCCACCAGCCCGCAGCCTCTGTGGACGCTGCAGCGCTTGCATCGATGCCTGCCCCACGCATGCGATCCGCGAACCTTTTGTGGTGGATGCAAGGCGTTGTCTGGCCTTTCACACGATCGAAAACCGTGAAGATGACTTACCGGAGAACATTCGCGCCGCTCTTGGGTCGTGGGTGGCGGGCTGTGACATCTGCCAGGACGTCTGCCCCTGGAACCACCGAAGCTTGCCCCAGAGCAACGATCCCGACATGCAGCCACGCCCATGGCTGCTGAATCTGCACAAGGAGGAGATTCAGACCTGGGATGACAGCGTCTGGGAGCAAAAGCTGCGGGGGTCGGCATTGCGCCGGATCAAACCCTGGATGTGGCGACGCAACGCCGCTGCAGCACAACCGGATCCCACACCTACGCTTTAG